In a genomic window of Streptomyces koelreuteriae:
- a CDS encoding LysR family transcriptional regulator ArgP — protein sequence MTSVMPDLPLDQVRTLLAVVDEGTFDAAAAALHVTPSAISQRVKALEERTGRVLLLRTKPVRPTESGEVLVRLARQVARLERDAYAELGLSGTGEPTRVSVAVNADSLATWFLGVLTRVPEELRLYFELRREDEDHTAALLREGVVMAAVTSSPDAVPGCSVRSLGRMRYVPVAAPDFAARHLGGPLEQVLLEVPVVTFDRRDDFQDGFVRRLTRGRSSASALRHYVPTSEGFVDAVAAGLGWGLVPEAQADPLLRTGGLVGIASGRTVDVPLYWQQWKLDSPALAQVAETVTETAAEALRT from the coding sequence ATGACTTCCGTGATGCCGGACCTGCCGCTGGACCAGGTGCGAACCCTGCTCGCGGTCGTGGACGAGGGCACCTTCGACGCGGCGGCGGCCGCGCTGCATGTGACGCCGTCGGCGATCAGCCAGCGGGTGAAGGCGCTGGAGGAGCGCACGGGGCGGGTCCTGCTGCTGCGGACCAAGCCGGTGCGGCCCACCGAGTCGGGCGAGGTGCTGGTGCGGCTGGCCCGCCAGGTGGCGCGGCTGGAGCGCGACGCGTACGCGGAGCTGGGCCTGAGCGGCACCGGCGAGCCGACCCGGGTCTCGGTGGCGGTGAACGCGGACTCGCTCGCCACCTGGTTCCTGGGGGTGCTCACGCGTGTGCCGGAGGAGCTGCGGCTCTACTTCGAGCTGCGCCGTGAGGACGAGGACCACACGGCGGCGCTGCTGCGGGAGGGCGTGGTGATGGCCGCGGTGACCTCGTCGCCGGACGCCGTACCGGGCTGCTCGGTGCGCTCCCTCGGGCGGATGCGCTACGTCCCGGTGGCCGCGCCGGACTTCGCGGCACGCCACCTCGGCGGCCCCCTGGAGCAGGTGCTTCTCGAGGTGCCCGTCGTGACCTTCGACCGCAGGGACGACTTCCAGGACGGCTTCGTCCGCCGGCTCACCCGGGGGCGGAGCAGCGCGAGCGCGCTGCGGCACTACGTGCCGACGTCGGAGGGGTTCGTCGACGCCGTGGCCGCCGGACTGGGCTGGGGCCTGGTGCCCGAGGCCCAGGCAGATCCCCTGCTGCGCACCGGCGGGCTCGTCGGGATCGCCTCCGGCCGGACGGTCGACGTGCCGCTGTACTGGCAGCAGTGGAAGCTCGACTCCCCGGCGCTGGCGCAGGTCGCGGAGACGGTGACGGAGACCGCCGCGGAGGCGCTGCGCACCTGA
- a CDS encoding saccharopine dehydrogenase family protein, producing the protein MRVLLVGAGGVGGAITRIAARRPFFEAMVVADYAPARAEAAVAALGGDTRFTAEQVDAGDETAVARLLARHRCDVLLNATDPRFVMPLFRAARAAGATYLDMAMSLSHPHGERPYAECGVKLGDEQFAQAADWEKEGVLALVGMGVEPGLSDVFARYAADELFDEIEEIGIRDGANLTVDGYDFAPSFSIWTTIEECLNPPVVYESDRGWFTTAPFSEPEVFDFPEGIGPVECVNVEHEEVLLVPRWVDARRVTFKYGLGREFVETLKTLHLLGLDRTDPVTVPGPDGPVAVSPRDVVAACLPDPATLGELMHGKTCAGTWVRGVKDGKPREVYLYHVVDNQWSMKEYGSQAVVWQTAVNPVVALELLATGAWSGTGVLGPEAFPAGPFLDLLTAYGSPWGMREQ; encoded by the coding sequence ATGCGTGTACTGCTCGTGGGCGCCGGCGGTGTGGGCGGCGCGATCACCCGTATCGCGGCCCGGCGGCCCTTCTTCGAGGCGATGGTGGTGGCCGACTACGCCCCGGCCCGGGCCGAGGCGGCGGTCGCCGCGCTCGGCGGCGACACGCGGTTCACCGCCGAGCAGGTGGACGCCGGGGACGAGACGGCGGTGGCCCGTCTGCTGGCGCGGCACCGCTGCGACGTCCTGCTGAACGCCACCGACCCCCGGTTCGTGATGCCGCTGTTCCGGGCGGCCCGCGCGGCGGGCGCCACCTATCTCGACATGGCGATGTCGCTGTCCCACCCGCACGGGGAACGGCCGTACGCGGAGTGCGGGGTGAAGCTCGGCGACGAGCAGTTCGCTCAGGCGGCCGACTGGGAGAAGGAGGGGGTGCTGGCCCTCGTCGGCATGGGGGTGGAGCCGGGCCTTTCGGACGTCTTCGCGCGGTACGCCGCCGACGAACTCTTCGACGAGATCGAGGAGATCGGCATCCGGGACGGCGCGAACCTGACCGTCGACGGCTACGACTTCGCGCCCTCGTTCAGCATCTGGACCACCATCGAGGAATGCCTCAACCCCCCGGTCGTCTACGAGAGCGACCGCGGCTGGTTCACCACCGCGCCCTTCAGCGAGCCCGAGGTCTTCGACTTCCCCGAGGGCATCGGCCCGGTCGAGTGCGTCAACGTGGAGCACGAGGAGGTGCTGCTCGTCCCGCGCTGGGTCGACGCACGCCGGGTCACCTTCAAGTACGGCCTGGGCCGGGAGTTCGTCGAGACGCTGAAGACGCTGCATCTGCTGGGCCTGGACCGCACCGACCCGGTGACCGTGCCGGGGCCGGACGGGCCGGTGGCGGTCTCACCCCGGGACGTGGTCGCCGCGTGCCTGCCCGACCCGGCGACCCTGGGCGAGCTGATGCACGGCAAGACGTGTGCGGGCACCTGGGTGCGGGGCGTCAAGGACGGGAAGCCGCGCGAGGTGTACCTCTACCACGTGGTCGACAACCAGTGGTCCATGAAGGAGTACGGCAGTCAGGCCGTGGTGTGGCAGACCGCCGTCAACCCGGTCGTCGCCCTCGAACTCCTCGCCACCGGCGCCTGGTCCGGCACGGGTGTGCTCGGCCCGGAGGCGTTCCCGGCCGGACCGTTCCTGGACCTGCTGACGGCCTACGGTTCACCCTGGGGCATGCGCGAGCAGTGA
- a CDS encoding LysE/ArgO family amino acid transporter, with amino-acid sequence MTSTFTAAAAGFGTGLSLIVAIGAQNAFVLRQGVRREAVLAVVGICALSDAALIALGVGGVGAVVVAWPSALTAVGWIGGAFLLGYGALAARRAIRPGGGLRAEGEAAGSARRAVLTCLALTWLNPHVYLDTVFLLGSVAADHGTLRWTFGLGAVLASLCWFTALGFGARLLGRFLAKPAAWRVMDGVLAATMIVLGAALIAGS; translated from the coding sequence ATGACCAGCACCTTCACCGCCGCAGCCGCGGGATTCGGCACCGGACTGTCCCTCATCGTCGCCATCGGCGCGCAGAACGCCTTCGTCCTGCGCCAGGGGGTCCGCCGCGAAGCCGTCCTCGCCGTCGTCGGCATCTGCGCCCTCTCCGACGCCGCCCTCATCGCGCTCGGGGTCGGCGGCGTCGGCGCGGTGGTGGTGGCATGGCCGAGCGCGCTGACGGCGGTCGGCTGGATCGGCGGCGCCTTCCTGCTCGGCTACGGCGCCCTCGCCGCCCGCCGGGCGATCCGGCCGGGCGGCGGCCTCCGGGCAGAGGGGGAGGCGGCCGGATCAGCCCGCCGGGCCGTGCTCACCTGCCTGGCGCTGACCTGGCTCAACCCGCACGTCTACCTCGACACGGTGTTCCTGCTGGGCTCCGTCGCCGCCGACCACGGCACGCTGCGCTGGACGTTCGGTCTCGGCGCCGTGCTGGCCAGCCTGTGCTGGTTCACCGCCCTCGGCTTCGGTGCCCGGCTGCTCGGCCGCTTCCTCGCCAAGCCCGCCGCCTGGCGCGTCATGGACGGTGTGCTCGCCGCCACCATGATCGTGCTCGGTGCCGCGCTCATCGCCGGAAGCTGA
- a CDS encoding DUF4032 domain-containing protein — translation MALQISATNPEHPALLLELPWDVPLEEWPEEYLVPLPRGISRHVVRYSRAGDEVIAVKELAERPAQREYDMLRDLDRLGIPSVDPLAVVTGRTTADGAPLESVLITRHLGGSMPYRSMFETTMRPATMHRLMDALAVLLVRLHLAGFAWGDCSLSNTLFRRDAGAYAAYLVDAETGDLHPQLSVGQREYDLDLARVNISGELLDLEASGALHPSVDPIEFGMEICARYRTLWDELTRTSVYPAGKYQYIERRIRRLNELGFDVAEMQIEHASNGDTVSFVPKVVDAGHHQRQLLRLTGLDTEENQARRLLNDLESWMATQDDYAPGDPLGARPEVLAHRWVREVFRPTVRAVPPELRGAVDPAEIYHQLLEHRWYMSERAQHDIGIETAVEDYIQNILPKARKTLQPTAD, via the coding sequence ATGGCACTGCAGATCAGCGCGACCAACCCGGAGCATCCCGCGCTCCTGCTGGAACTGCCGTGGGACGTTCCCCTGGAGGAGTGGCCGGAGGAGTACCTGGTGCCGCTGCCGCGCGGCATCTCCCGGCACGTGGTGCGCTACTCCCGGGCCGGCGACGAGGTGATCGCCGTCAAGGAACTGGCCGAGCGGCCCGCGCAGCGCGAGTACGACATGCTGCGCGACCTGGACCGGCTCGGCATCCCGTCGGTGGACCCCCTCGCCGTGGTGACCGGCCGCACCACCGCCGACGGCGCCCCGCTGGAGAGTGTCCTGATCACCCGGCACCTGGGCGGCTCGATGCCGTATCGCTCGATGTTCGAGACGACCATGCGCCCGGCCACCATGCACCGGCTGATGGACGCGCTCGCCGTGCTGCTGGTGCGGCTGCACCTGGCCGGGTTCGCCTGGGGCGACTGCTCGCTGTCCAACACCCTCTTCCGGCGGGACGCCGGCGCCTACGCCGCCTATCTGGTGGACGCCGAGACCGGTGATCTGCATCCCCAGCTCAGCGTCGGCCAGCGCGAGTACGACCTGGACCTCGCCCGGGTGAACATCAGCGGGGAGCTGCTGGACCTGGAGGCGTCCGGGGCGCTGCACCCGTCCGTGGACCCCATCGAGTTCGGCATGGAGATCTGCGCCCGCTACCGCACCCTGTGGGACGAGCTGACCCGCACCTCCGTCTATCCGGCCGGCAAGTACCAGTACATCGAGCGCCGGATCCGCCGCCTGAACGAACTCGGCTTCGACGTCGCGGAGATGCAGATCGAGCACGCCTCGAACGGTGACACGGTCAGCTTCGTGCCCAAGGTCGTCGACGCGGGCCACCACCAGCGGCAGTTGCTGCGCCTGACCGGCCTCGACACGGAGGAGAACCAGGCCCGGCGGCTGCTGAACGACCTGGAGAGCTGGATGGCGACCCAGGACGACTACGCGCCGGGCGACCCCCTGGGGGCCCGCCCGGAGGTCCTCGCGCACCGCTGGGTGCGGGAGGTGTTCCGGCCGACCGTGCGGGCCGTGCCGCCCGAACTGCGCGGCGCCGTGGACCCGGCGGAGATCTACCACCAGCTCCTCGAACACCGCTGGTACATGTCCGAGCGGGCCCAGCACGACATCGGCATCGAGACCGCGGTCGAGGACTACATCCAGAACATCCTGCCCAAGGCCCGCAAGACGCTGCAGCCGACCGCGGACTGA
- a CDS encoding TetR/AcrR family transcriptional regulator — MAVEGTTGRVTRRRVRTRANLLEAAFSVFAAKGFGHVSIEEVCEAAGYSRGAFYSNFSSLDELFFALYRERADLIAEQVSGALALDGPGLDVPAAVDRVTDVLLLDRDWLLVKTDFLVHAARDPDVARSLLEHRARLRQAIADRLGRARGHTALPAVLGDTDGAARAVVAAYDGVTTQLLLDRDVEHARAWLKQLLTALLTDGSGTPDQN, encoded by the coding sequence ATGGCCGTGGAGGGGACGACGGGGCGGGTGACCAGGCGCCGGGTGCGCACGCGGGCCAACCTCCTGGAGGCGGCCTTCTCCGTGTTCGCGGCCAAGGGCTTCGGACATGTCTCCATCGAGGAGGTCTGCGAGGCCGCCGGCTACAGCCGAGGCGCCTTCTACTCCAACTTCTCCAGCCTCGACGAGCTGTTCTTCGCCCTCTACCGCGAGCGCGCCGACCTGATCGCCGAGCAGGTGTCGGGGGCCCTCGCCCTCGACGGGCCCGGCCTCGACGTGCCGGCGGCCGTGGACCGCGTCACCGACGTGCTGCTCCTCGACCGGGACTGGCTCCTGGTGAAGACGGACTTCCTCGTGCACGCGGCCCGCGACCCGGACGTGGCCCGCAGCCTGCTGGAACACCGCGCGCGGCTGCGACAGGCGATCGCCGACCGGCTCGGCCGGGCCCGCGGGCACACCGCACTGCCCGCCGTCCTGGGCGACACGGACGGCGCCGCCCGTGCCGTGGTCGCCGCGTACGACGGCGTCACCACCCAACTGCTGCTGGACCGGGACGTCGAACACGCCCGCGCCTGGCTGAAGCAACTGCTCACGGCCCTGCTGACCGACGGCAGCGGCACCCCCGATCAGAACTGA
- a CDS encoding WhiB family transcriptional regulator, whose translation MDNWRDHAACRHEDPELFFPIGTTGPALLQTEQAKSVCRRCPVQDECLQWAMDTGQSIGVWGGTSETERRALKRRTAARRRSG comes from the coding sequence ATGGACAACTGGCGAGACCACGCTGCCTGCCGGCACGAGGACCCCGAGCTCTTCTTTCCGATCGGCACCACGGGCCCGGCCCTGCTGCAGACGGAGCAGGCCAAGTCGGTGTGCCGGCGCTGCCCGGTTCAGGACGAGTGCCTGCAATGGGCCATGGACACGGGCCAGTCCATCGGCGTGTGGGGCGGCACGAGCGAGACGGAACGGCGTGCGCTGAAGCGGCGCACGGCGGCCCGGCGCCGCTCCGGCTGA
- a CDS encoding alpha-ketoglutarate-dependent dioxygenase AlkB: MHLQGSLFDQTDELRLGPLDGISRTDLGFGAWLDTLPTWLSGSDDLFEKLAAEVPWRAERRTMYDHVVDVPRLLAFYGADDPLPHPVLAEARDALSAHYAGELGEPFTTAGLCYYRDGRDSVAWHGDRIGRGAREDTMVAILSVGAPRDLLLRPMRGGRDTVRRPLGHGDLVVMGGSCQRTWEHSVPKSTRATGPRVSVQFRPHGVH, translated from the coding sequence ATGCACCTCCAGGGCTCCCTCTTCGACCAGACCGACGAGCTGCGCCTCGGTCCTCTCGACGGGATCAGCCGTACCGACCTCGGTTTCGGCGCCTGGCTCGACACCCTGCCCACATGGCTCAGCGGTTCCGACGACCTGTTCGAAAAGCTGGCCGCCGAGGTGCCGTGGCGGGCGGAGCGGCGCACGATGTACGACCACGTCGTCGACGTCCCCCGGCTGCTCGCGTTCTACGGCGCGGACGACCCGCTGCCGCACCCGGTCCTGGCCGAGGCGAGGGACGCCCTGTCCGCGCACTACGCCGGTGAACTGGGCGAGCCGTTCACCACGGCCGGGCTCTGCTACTACCGCGACGGCCGGGACAGTGTGGCCTGGCACGGCGACCGGATCGGACGCGGCGCCCGCGAGGACACGATGGTCGCCATCCTGTCGGTGGGAGCACCCCGGGATCTGCTGCTGCGCCCGATGCGGGGCGGCCGGGACACCGTGCGCCGGCCTCTGGGCCACGGCGACCTCGTCGTGATGGGCGGCTCCTGCCAGCGCACCTGGGAGCACTCCGTGCCCAAGAGCACGCGCGCGACGGGGCCGCGCGTCAGCGTCCAGTTCCGCCCGCACGGCGTGCACTGA
- a CDS encoding DUF488 domain-containing protein, translated as MSVRVRRVYDPPEPADGTRVLVDRLWPRGLSKDAARVDEWPKAITPSTELRRWYHAGEASYEEFAERYEAELDGGEAAELLGRVRDLVREGEVTLLTASKTPEQSHATVLARLLEG; from the coding sequence ATGAGCGTGCGCGTCCGCCGTGTCTACGATCCGCCCGAGCCGGCCGACGGCACACGTGTCCTGGTCGACCGGCTGTGGCCGCGCGGACTGTCGAAGGACGCGGCGCGGGTGGACGAGTGGCCGAAGGCGATCACCCCGTCGACGGAGCTGCGCCGCTGGTACCACGCGGGCGAGGCCTCCTACGAGGAGTTCGCCGAGCGGTACGAGGCGGAGCTCGACGGCGGTGAGGCCGCCGAACTCCTCGGCCGGGTACGGGATCTGGTCCGCGAGGGCGAGGTGACCCTGCTGACCGCGTCCAAGACGCCGGAGCAGAGCCACGCGACGGTACTGGCCCGCCTCCTCGAAGGCTGA
- a CDS encoding MBL fold metallo-hydrolase, translating to MRADVRQVADGTYLVHGSNTNWVILTEGDAVTLVDTGYPGDREQVLASLTEVGSSPEAVAAVLITHAHNDHLGSAEYLRATYGTPVYLHEAEVPHARREFLHQVSVGTVLKNGWRPGVLPWVVHALRSGGTTHNPVTAPEPFPAAGALDLPGRPVPVHTPGHTDGHCAYHVPGTGVLISGDALVSGHPTSRIEGPQLLPDMFHHERPRAVASLDVLAELEGELLLPGHGPVHRGPVRDAALRARERAL from the coding sequence ATGCGGGCAGACGTACGGCAAGTCGCGGACGGCACCTACCTGGTGCACGGCTCCAACACCAACTGGGTGATCCTCACGGAGGGGGACGCCGTCACCCTGGTCGACACCGGCTACCCCGGGGACCGGGAGCAGGTCCTCGCCTCGCTCACGGAGGTGGGCAGCTCCCCGGAGGCGGTCGCGGCCGTGCTGATCACGCACGCGCACAACGACCACCTGGGTTCCGCCGAGTACCTGCGCGCCACGTACGGCACGCCCGTCTATCTGCACGAGGCCGAAGTGCCGCACGCGCGCCGGGAGTTCCTGCACCAGGTGTCCGTCGGGACGGTACTGAAGAACGGCTGGCGGCCCGGTGTGCTGCCGTGGGTGGTGCACGCGCTGCGCTCCGGCGGCACCACGCACAACCCGGTCACGGCCCCCGAGCCGTTCCCGGCGGCGGGCGCCCTGGACCTGCCGGGCCGTCCCGTCCCGGTGCACACGCCGGGCCACACCGACGGGCACTGCGCCTACCACGTACCGGGCACCGGTGTGCTGATCTCCGGCGACGCCCTGGTCAGCGGGCACCCCACCTCGCGGATCGAGGGGCCGCAGCTGCTGCCGGACATGTTCCACCATGAGCGCCCGCGTGCCGTGGCCTCCCTGGACGTGCTGGCGGAGCTGGAGGGCGAGCTGCTGCTGCCCGGGCACGGGCCGGTCCACCGCGGCCCGGTGCGGGACGCCGCGCTCCGGGCCCGCGAACGCGCCCTCTAA
- a CDS encoding universal stress protein yields MTRPITAGVDGSQESLAALSWAAREAERRGLALRVVHAWRPQPQEAPEARIAGDADGQAEWVRAAVNEAVGTVTERHPDLDVSTDIVEGPAVDTLLAAAADAELLVLGSRGHGRIVGFLLGSVGQQVIAEAARPVVLVRAGDAPSAEAAGREIVVGQQGDPEDSADALRFAFETAAARGATVRVVRAWTLPPVFAYSPGSLKLLDEAGGLEPYERKSLDAAVRPWRDRFPDVPVEEHVEMGSASQVLLSVAGTAQLMVVGRRAHRTAVGARIGSVAHGMLHHADCPVAVVP; encoded by the coding sequence ATGACACGCCCGATCACCGCAGGAGTCGACGGATCGCAGGAGAGCCTCGCCGCTCTGTCCTGGGCGGCCCGGGAGGCGGAGCGGCGCGGGCTGGCACTGCGGGTGGTGCACGCCTGGCGGCCCCAGCCGCAGGAGGCGCCCGAAGCGCGGATCGCCGGGGACGCCGACGGCCAGGCGGAATGGGTGCGCGCCGCGGTGAACGAGGCCGTCGGGACCGTCACCGAACGGCACCCGGACCTCGACGTGTCCACCGACATCGTGGAGGGGCCGGCCGTCGACACCCTGCTCGCCGCCGCTGCCGACGCCGAGCTGCTGGTGCTGGGCTCGCGCGGGCACGGGCGGATCGTCGGCTTCCTGCTCGGCTCGGTCGGCCAGCAGGTGATCGCCGAGGCCGCCCGGCCCGTCGTCCTCGTCCGCGCGGGCGACGCACCCTCCGCCGAGGCCGCCGGGCGCGAGATCGTCGTGGGCCAGCAGGGCGACCCGGAGGACAGTGCCGACGCGCTGCGCTTCGCCTTCGAGACGGCGGCCGCGCGCGGCGCGACCGTGCGGGTCGTACGGGCCTGGACCCTGCCGCCCGTGTTCGCCTACAGCCCGGGCTCGCTGAAGCTCCTCGACGAGGCCGGGGGACTGGAGCCGTACGAGAGGAAGAGCCTGGACGCGGCGGTCCGGCCGTGGCGGGACCGCTTCCCCGACGTGCCGGTGGAGGAGCACGTGGAGATGGGCAGCGCCTCCCAGGTCCTGCTGTCGGTGGCCGGGACGGCCCAGCTCATGGTCGTGGGCCGCCGGGCGCACCGTACGGCCGTCGGCGCCCGGATCGGCTCGGTGGCGCACGGCATGCTGCACCACGCGGACTGCCCGGTCGCCGTGGTGCCGTAA
- a CDS encoding TetR/AcrR family transcriptional regulator — MPKPVVPEEKRRRRRPTKSGTVLSEELIVETALRMLHEHGSAGLTARRLGLALDADPSTLYRYFRGMDDLTLAIGDALIGQALGGWAPTGEWRADLRAVGLRIHAAYVAHPQAAVLTASRVSGRAHELAADEAVLDVLRTAGFPLPDAVRIYHAFVDTTLAFAALDAASLALPTASLRADEEMWRSTYARLPATTHPRIAEAAPLLATRMLTSAYPTALDMLLDSAATQWDSVGE; from the coding sequence GTGCCGAAGCCCGTGGTGCCCGAGGAGAAACGCCGTCGGCGAAGGCCCACCAAGAGCGGCACCGTGCTGTCCGAGGAGCTGATCGTCGAGACGGCGCTGCGCATGCTGCACGAACACGGCAGCGCGGGACTGACCGCCCGCAGGCTCGGCCTGGCCCTGGACGCCGACCCGAGCACGCTCTACCGGTACTTCCGGGGCATGGACGACCTGACGCTCGCCATCGGCGACGCGCTGATCGGGCAGGCGCTCGGCGGCTGGGCGCCCACGGGGGAGTGGCGGGCGGACCTGCGGGCCGTCGGGCTGCGCATCCACGCCGCGTACGTGGCACATCCGCAGGCGGCGGTGCTCACCGCCAGCCGCGTCTCGGGCCGGGCCCACGAACTCGCGGCCGACGAGGCGGTCCTGGACGTCCTGCGCACGGCGGGCTTCCCGCTGCCGGACGCGGTACGGATCTACCACGCCTTCGTCGACACCACCCTGGCCTTCGCCGCACTCGACGCCGCCTCGCTGGCGCTGCCCACCGCCTCCCTGCGCGCCGACGAGGAGATGTGGCGCTCGACGTACGCCCGCCTGCCCGCCACCACCCATCCCCGTATCGCGGAAGCGGCACCCCTGCTCGCCACCCGCATGCTGACCAGCGCCTATCCGACGGCCCTGGACATGCTGCTGGACAGCGCGGCGACGCAGTGGGACAGCGTCGGGGAGTAG
- a CDS encoding FAD-binding dehydrogenase, translating to MDADAIVVGAGLAGLVAAHELTSKGRRVALVDQENAANLGGQAFWSFGGLFLVDSPQQRRLGIKDSFDLAWSDWRGSAGFDRLDDEDSWAVRWARAYVEFAAGEKRSWLDGHGITFLPTVGWAERGDLTAHGHGNTVPRFHIAWGTGTGVVEPFVRYAKQAARDGLLTFHHRHRVDELIVEGGTARGVRGTVLAEDTSPRGVASNRDPMGEFELTAQAVIVTSGGIGANHDIVRRHWPERLGTPPQEMVTGVPAYVDGRMLDISAEAGVRLVNRDRMWHYTEGLQNWDPIWPGHGIRILPGPSSMWFDALGRRLPGPYLPGYDTLGTLKHLRTTEDIAGYDHSWFILTQKIIEKEFALSGSEQNPDITAKDRAGFLKERILGKGAPGPVDAFLRKGADFVTAPGIEQLVAKMNDLTDKPLLDTAGIKRQIEARDLQLANPYAKDAQVQGIRNARRYIGDRLGRVATPHRILDPAAGPLIGVKLHILTRKTLGGIQTDLDSRALGADGKPVEGLYAAGEVAGFGGGGVHGYNALEGTFLGGCLFSGRAAGRAAAKQTA from the coding sequence ATGGATGCCGACGCCATCGTCGTAGGAGCGGGCCTCGCCGGCCTGGTCGCGGCACACGAGCTGACCAGCAAGGGCCGCAGGGTCGCCCTCGTCGACCAGGAGAACGCCGCCAACCTCGGAGGGCAGGCCTTCTGGTCCTTCGGCGGGCTGTTCCTCGTGGACTCGCCGCAGCAGCGGCGCCTGGGCATCAAGGACTCCTTCGACCTCGCCTGGAGCGACTGGCGGGGCAGCGCCGGCTTCGACCGGCTGGACGACGAGGACTCCTGGGCCGTGCGCTGGGCGCGCGCCTACGTCGAGTTCGCCGCGGGGGAGAAGCGCTCCTGGCTGGACGGGCACGGCATCACCTTCCTGCCCACCGTCGGCTGGGCCGAGCGCGGCGACCTCACGGCGCACGGGCACGGCAACACCGTGCCCCGCTTCCACATCGCCTGGGGCACCGGCACCGGCGTGGTCGAACCCTTCGTCCGCTACGCCAAGCAGGCCGCGCGCGACGGCCTGCTCACCTTCCACCACCGCCACCGCGTCGACGAACTGATCGTCGAAGGCGGCACCGCCCGGGGGGTGCGCGGCACGGTCCTGGCCGAGGACACCTCACCCCGCGGCGTCGCCTCCAACCGCGACCCCATGGGCGAGTTCGAACTCACCGCCCAGGCCGTCATCGTCACCAGCGGCGGCATCGGCGCCAACCACGACATCGTCCGCCGCCACTGGCCCGAGCGCCTCGGCACCCCGCCGCAGGAGATGGTCACCGGCGTACCGGCCTACGTCGACGGGCGGATGCTCGACATCAGCGCCGAGGCGGGCGTACGGCTGGTCAACCGCGACCGCATGTGGCACTACACCGAGGGCCTTCAGAACTGGGACCCCATCTGGCCCGGCCACGGCATCCGCATCCTGCCCGGACCGTCCTCGATGTGGTTCGACGCCCTCGGCCGCCGCCTGCCGGGGCCGTACCTGCCCGGCTACGACACCCTCGGCACGCTGAAGCATCTGCGCACCACCGAGGACATCGCCGGGTACGACCACTCCTGGTTCATCCTCACCCAGAAGATCATCGAGAAGGAGTTCGCCCTGTCGGGCTCCGAGCAGAACCCCGACATCACGGCCAAGGACCGCGCCGGGTTCCTCAAGGAACGCATCCTCGGCAAGGGCGCCCCCGGCCCGGTCGACGCGTTCCTGCGCAAGGGCGCCGACTTCGTGACCGCGCCCGGCATCGAACAGCTCGTCGCGAAGATGAACGACCTCACCGACAAGCCGCTCCTCGACACGGCCGGGATCAAGCGCCAGATCGAGGCGCGCGACCTGCAGCTCGCCAACCCCTACGCCAAGGACGCCCAGGTGCAGGGCATCCGCAACGCCCGCCGCTACATCGGCGACCGCCTCGGCCGGGTCGCCACCCCGCACCGCATCCTCGACCCGGCGGCCGGCCCCCTGATCGGCGTCAAGCTGCACATCCTCACCCGCAAGACCCTCGGCGGCATCCAGACCGACCTCGACTCCCGCGCCCTCGGGGCCGACGGCAAGCCGGTGGAGGGGCTGTACGCGGCCGGCGAGGTCGCCGGTTTCGGCGGCGGCGGGGTCCACGGCTACAACGCGCTGGAGGGTACCTTCCTCGGCGGCTGCCTCTTCTCGGGCCGGGCGGCGGGGCGGGCGGCGGCCAAGCAGACCGCCTGA